The following DNA comes from Halalkaliarchaeum sp. AArc-CO.
CCGGGACGGTTGTGGGAATGAACGACCTGATCCGCCAGCAGCACATGGGTGGCGTCGTTTACACCTCTCTCGACGCGCCGAGGAACGCACCCGATACTCGCTGACCTTTAAACGTGATCAGGTCACAAAACTGGCTCACCATGATTGAAGACATCGACCACGACGTATTCGTGCGGATTCAGACTGACCTGCTGGTGGTCGGTGACAGCATCATGACCGACAGACACCACGCCTCGAACGGCAACTACGAGGACGACGATCCGCAGAACCAAATCGGCGGCATCATCCCCGCCTTTCCACTCTCGGGCTGGCTCCGCCACGGAATGGAGCGCGTCGTCTCCGAGAACGACGGTACTGCCTGCCATCCCGGCGAGGCCAACGCGAATTTCATGAAGGAAGATGTCTACGAGCGCGACCTCGATGACGGCTACCACGAGAAGGGCGCGTGCGTCGATGACCCGAAAGAAGACCACGGCTGCGTGGTTTTCGACCTCTTCGGCGGCTTCGGCAACCAGCCGGGAAAGGTGATGCGTCGCCCGATCAAGTTCAACCCCGTCCGCTCCAGCGTGGACTACACGCGCGGACAGGCCGAAGGCCACTACCGCCGGCTCAACCGGAACATCGTCTCCCGCAATCGGGAGGACAACCGCGAACCGCTGCGGAACGCCGAAGTGGACGCCGTCGCCAATCTTGACGGTTGCTGGCACCTCTCCTTCCGGGAGACGAAGCCCGAGTTCATCGGCCTGCTCGCCGAGGGGATCGACTTCCTCGATGGGCACAAGACGGACTTCATGCACCAGCTCGGTGGCGCGCGGAACTTCGGCGCGGGGATCGTCGATTGCCACCTCATCAATCCGCTCTACGAGGAACGCGAACTGAAGCGCGTCTTCGACCGCGGGAAGGGCAACACGAACAAGATGGACGAGAAAGACGACCAGTGGGCCGAAGAGTATCGCCCGGCATTCGTGGAGGCGCTGGAAGAGCGCATCGAGGAGGGGCCGTAGATGCCCGAGAACGTCACCCTCAGCGACTTCCAGGGCGACGGCGGCCAAGACGTGATGGTCGCAGCCTACCGCCACGACGCCCACAAGCTGAACGGCGAGACGCACAACTACGCGCCGGACACCTTCCACGGCGTCCCCGTCAACCAGACCGTCCCGCACGGCGCGGACGGCGACGCGTCGGCGCTCTCACGGCCTAACGGGAAGCCCGAACAGACGGTAGACAACCACGAAACGCACTACCGGCTCTCGCTGCTGACGGGCGACTCTCACTACGACCCCGAGGAGTTCTCACGCCCGCGCCTCTCTGAGGCCATCAACGACCTGCTGACGGGCTCCGACCCCGAGGCGATGCATCGGGCATGGCTCACGTCGGACGTAGCGAGCGGGTTCAACGAGAGTATCTACTACCCGTACACGAGCTTGAAGTACCACACGCTGCTCGTAGCGTCGCTCTTGGACAACTACCGCGCCGGTCACGAGTTCCCCGATCTCCTCCTGGTCGTGGACGATGCCGAGGAGATCGTGCCCCACCGGACGGTCTACGCGGGCGACCGCTTCGCGCTTCGAATCGACGAGGACGCGGACGCGCAACCGTGGGCGCGCTTTGGAAGCCGCCCGTGGCAGTCGTGGGCGTCGGCGTGGAAGCGCCTCACCGCGCACCCGCTCGACGTTAATCACGACAAGCACGACATGGTTCTCGATGCGAACCTCCGTCGGATCTGGAGTTGGAGTACCGCACTCCAGTACATCGAGGATCTCGAAACCCGGAGGGAGAACGCATGACCCGCATCCAGCAGGTTCATTGGGAACTCGACATGGACTACCTCGGGCATCCGTACTACGTCTCGGGGAACGCGATTTACCACGCGCTCGGGATGCAACTGGAGCACGATGTCCACCAGCACATCAACGCCAGCCACGGGATGTTCGTGCCGGGGCAGTTCGGGACGTTCCCCGAGGAACACTCGCAGAGCGGGATTCGCCCGTACATGGGGTCGTCGCTCCCCGACGTGGAGAGATACGACGACCTGTTCCTCTTCCGGCACCCAGACCATCCGTGGCTGCTCGATACCCGACCCCGCGACGGGCTGAACGCCCACGACATCCGATTCCAGAGCGGGATGCCCGCGCTGGCTCACGAGACGATCATGGGCCGGCCCGACGACGCTCGGAAACAGCAGCAGACCACGCGTTGGTACGTGAACGCCTACTTGCACGCCGATGACCCGGACGTTCTGCCCCTCGGCGAGGACGTGCTTGACGGCCTCCAGTTCGGAGGCAAACGGAACTACGGCTACGGGACGACCACGCTGAAAGACACGCAGGTCGTTGACCTGGAGGCAGTGGACTACTCGCGTCTCGAAGACGGCGAGGCGTTCATCCTCGAACTCGTGACGCCGTTCGTCCTCCGGTCGGAGTACCCCAAGGCGAACAACGTGGACGTGCCGTGGTGGTGGAGCGTAGACGACGAAGCGCAGCTGCGCCACCGCCTGGAGAAGGTCATCGAGGGCGGCGACGTATACGAGTTGGAGACCGTCGATCACGGCGTGGTCGTTGGCTACGATGGCGACCGTCCGGTGGAGACCGCGATGTCCGGACTCACCCGCGTCGGGAACCACTCGAAGTACGGCTTCGGAGAGCTTCGAGTGAAGCCCGTCACTCCAGATGAAACGAACGTCAAGAAACAGATAGAAAAGCCGAAGTCGGAGCACTGACAAACGAATAATGACTGGCAAGGATTCCGCAGTGTCCAGGTCGGTCAGACTGAATAAAGTAGATCACATTGCCAACAACTGATAAAGCCGGAAATACGACCACCACACCATGTCCCTCGACAGATACGAACCCGCGCTCGACGACCTCGATCCCGAGGAGGGCGAGGTCGAGACCGCCGAACTCGTCGTCACTGACGACGTGCTCGTGAAGGCGTTCGCGCTGGGTCCCGGCGCGGAACTCGATCCCCACGAGCACGCAGACAGCACCAACGTCTTCCACGTTCTGTCGGGCACCGTCACCGTGCTCCAGGGCGACGAGACCGAGACGGTCGCGGCCCCCGGCGTCGTCCTCCACGAACGCGGCGTCGATCACGGCGCG
Coding sequences within:
- a CDS encoding cupin domain-containing protein, encoding MSLDRYEPALDDLDPEEGEVETAELVVTDDVLVKAFALGPGAELDPHEHADSTNVFHVLSGTVTVLQGDETETVAAPGVVLHERGVDHGARNDTDETVVFTASLCPLPS